One Hydractinia symbiolongicarpus strain clone_291-10 chromosome 7, HSymV2.1, whole genome shotgun sequence genomic window, CAGTCTATTAACACAGCTTACAGTCTTGGGTCCAACGGCATTTTGTCATGAAAGTTTTTCTGACAAGTTTCCGTGTGTTGAGTGATGTATGACTTTTGAAAGTAATTACTACAACACGGACATTTTACTGCATGATCCTCACCACAGAAATACTCGTAAATTTCCATACCACCCAAGGCTATGCACATAACATTCTTCATGATCAAAATAGAAACATCCATGTCGTATTTGTGCCACAAAACAGAACGAATAACTAAGTTGGGAACGTTGACTAAAAACGCATAGCAACCTTCATACATCAACTTAAAAGGCAGAGATGGTAACAGTCCATTAAACCTGTTTACTCTTATCTCACTTAATGCCAATGCTGGAAGAAAGAAATTGATGCAAGCGAATGCTAAAGTGGCATCCATAGCAGCACCTGGTACTTTTCGTTCATCTGGTAAAAAGAGAAAATCTAATAAATCAATGCTATCGAACAAATCAAGCGTTATAGTGCCACCTAACGATGCAATAAAATACTTTCGAGCGGAAAACGGTTTCGAATTATGGTGTCCGTTGACCAGCAACAGAAATATAAGTGGTGTACATGCCACACCAACTTTAAGGAAATTCGGTCCAAGAAAATCTTTTTCCTCCAAGTGACgagcttcttttttgaacaaAAGAATAACTCTAGGGCAAAGCATGAGGGCATAGACTATCCAAACAATG contains:
- the LOC130649026 gene encoding transmembrane protein 121B-like; amino-acid sequence: MGFAMELLLKVFCVGMLFFQGTIMNLYLTRLHNYYWWLWYVADILVVCAWSGSLYAAYVRKRSDVPDGRDPTQEPDEIKYSYIVWIVYALMLCPRVILLFKKEARHLEEKDFLGPNFLKVGVACTPLIFLLLVNGHHNSKPFSARKYFIASLGGTITLDLFDSIDLLDFLFLPDERKVPGAAMDATLAFACINFFLPALALSEIRVNRFNGLLPSLPFKLMYEGCYAFLVNVPNLVIRSVLWHKYDMDVSILIMKNVMCIALGGMEIYEYFCGEDHAVKCPCCSNYFQKSYITQHTETCQKNFHDKMPLDPRL